A stretch of the Mesorhizobium sp. Pch-S genome encodes the following:
- a CDS encoding GntR family transcriptional regulator: MTAVSPLQERIRNQLQAEFFTGIQVGERINEAEIASALGVSRTPVRQALMQLQREGIVSYEPNRGFRLVEAVPRDAEQAGALSLDEKVMRDMALGLLDGVISERALLGRYGATQGALTSTLRRLMRDQLAEPSPGRGWIFADVGAAALEDGYRLRQIIEPAAILSDRYQIDEAALEALDAEHVRAIEAMETMDSRRLFELDAKFHLMVAQGTGSASLVAAIARQNNIRRVNEYLGFGRAERIRQSMVEHRGIMAALRATEHQVAAALMRMHLQISREETFIHLEEDLESVRSGRVRIGGEDG; the protein is encoded by the coding sequence ATGACCGCAGTCTCACCGCTTCAGGAACGTATCCGCAACCAGCTTCAGGCGGAGTTTTTCACCGGCATCCAGGTTGGCGAGCGCATCAACGAGGCGGAGATCGCCTCGGCGCTGGGCGTCTCGCGCACGCCTGTTCGTCAGGCGCTGATGCAGTTGCAGCGCGAGGGCATCGTCAGCTACGAGCCGAACCGCGGCTTCAGGCTGGTCGAAGCGGTTCCGCGCGACGCCGAGCAGGCCGGTGCGCTGTCGCTCGATGAAAAGGTGATGCGCGACATGGCGCTTGGCCTGCTGGACGGCGTCATCAGCGAACGCGCGCTTCTCGGGCGCTACGGTGCGACGCAGGGTGCACTGACATCCACCTTGCGTCGCCTGATGCGCGACCAGCTGGCGGAACCTTCCCCGGGGCGCGGCTGGATTTTTGCCGACGTCGGGGCGGCGGCGCTGGAAGACGGTTATCGTCTGCGCCAGATCATCGAGCCGGCCGCGATCCTGTCCGACCGCTATCAGATCGACGAAGCCGCGCTTGAGGCGCTCGACGCCGAGCACGTGCGGGCCATCGAGGCGATGGAGACCATGGACAGCCGGCGCCTGTTCGAGCTCGATGCCAAGTTTCACCTGATGGTTGCCCAGGGCACCGGCTCGGCCAGCCTTGTCGCGGCGATAGCGCGGCAGAACAACATCCGCCGAGTCAACGAATATCTCGGTTTCGGCCGGGCTGAGCGCATCCGCCAGTCGATGGTCGAGCACCGCGGAATCATGGCGGCGTTGCGGGCCACCGAACATCAGGTCGCTGCAGCGCTGATGCGCATGCATCTGCAGATCTCGCGCGAGGAAACCTTCATCCATCTCGAGGAGGACCTCGAATCCGTGCGCTCCGGCCGCGTTCGCATCGGTGGCGAAGACGGTTGA